From a region of the Drosophila virilis strain 15010-1051.87 chromosome 3, Dvir_AGI_RSII-ME, whole genome shotgun sequence genome:
- the LOC6623806 gene encoding multiple inositol polyphosphate phosphatase 1 — protein sequence MRLLLLLLMALLAVVRAQQDYCFGKDTERLQTRQFSSKTAYQIVKGTNMDKQYQVPGCEPKKMWIFHRHGTRLPTPSTIEAAPRLEEIRDLIVDNYRVRRTKPETDALCDTDLTAIQMWKWNTSITVDIEEYLTSQGYEDLRGTAKLYQHYFPTVLPTTFNDTYYLFRHTDTQRTTESFKGFAEGLFGDSNVATAADIPEKDLLLRPYDYCTDFKDKNYKGVGSEYQKYRTTAIWNNTVADITRRLGFTVLAEDDIKLMYDMCRYEQAWQVDRTSVWCGAFLPEHVTVMEYAEDLKYYYGSGYGFEENTRFNCRAVQDMLSRLSSPVSPHVVAYFAHSTGLQTLLTALGINKDDIPLRADNYDSMTSRRWKTSLLGPFAGNFVAVKYDCPAELEKEKVVFFLNQNAVDLDWCNVGLCNWSDVLEKYKTISEANCDEYYCRSGAPGGRASMLVTAFIAAFVYLMH from the exons AtgcgtctgctgctgttgctgttgatggcCCTTCTGGCCGTGGTTCGTGCCCAGCAGGACTATTGCTTCGGCAAGGACACGGAGCGACTGCAGACGCGTCAGTTTAGCTCGAAGACAGCCTATCAGATTGTCAAGGGCACCAACATGGACAAGCAGTATCAGGTGCCCGGCTGTGAGCCCAAGAAAATGTGGATCTTCCACAGGCACGGCACACGGCTGCCCACGCCAAGCACCATTGAGGCGGCACCGCGCCTGGAAGAG ATACGTGATTTGATAGTGGATAATTATCGAGTGCGACGCACCAAGCCCGAGACTGATGCCCTGTGCGATACGGATCTGACCGCCATCCAGATGTGGAAATGGAATACCAGCATCACAGTGGACATTGAGGAGTATCTGACCAGCCAGGGCTATGAGGATCTGCGCGGCACTGCCAAGCTCTATCAGCACTACTTTCCCACGGTGCTGCCCACCACATTCAACGATACCTACTACCTG TTCCGTCACACGGACACACAGCGTACCACGGAGAGCTTCAAGGGCTTTGCCGAGGGTCTCTTTGGTGACAGCAATGTGGCTACTGCCGCGGATATACCCGAAAAGGATCTGCTGCTGCGTCCCTATGACTATTGCACGGACTTTAAGGACAAGAACTACAAGGGCGTGGGCTCCGAGTATCAGAAATATCGCACAACCGCCATATGGAATAATACTGTCGCGGATATTACACGTCGACTTGG CTTCACGGTTTTGGCCGAGGATGATATCAAGCTGATGTACGACATGTGCCGCTACGAGCAGGCCTGGCAGGTGGATCGGACGAGCGTCTGGTGCGGCGCCTTCTTGCCCGAGCATGTGACCGTCATGGAATACGCCGAGGATCTCAAATACTACTACGGCTCCGGCTATGGCTTTGAGGAGAATACACGCTTCAATTGCCGCGCCGTCCAGGACATGCTCTCCCGCCTGAGCAGTCCCGTCTCGCCCCATGTGGTGGCCTATTTCGCCCACTCGACGGGTCTGCAGACGCTGCTCACCGCGCTGGGCATCAACAAGGATGACATCCCACTGCGTGCGGATAACTATGACTCGATGACAAGTCGTCGCTGGAAGACCAGTCTGCTGGGTCCCTTTGCGGGCAATTTCGTGGCCGTGAAATACGATTGCCCGGCGGAGCTGGAGAAGGAGAAGGTCGTCTTCTTCCTCAACCAGAATGCCGTGGACCTAGACTGGTGCAATGTGGGTCTCTGCAACTGGTCGGATGTGCTGGAGAAGTACAAAACCATCTCGGAGGCCAACTGTGATGAGTATTATTGCCGCTCTGGAGCGCCCGGAGGACGTGCCTCAATGCTGGTCACCGCATTTATTGCTGCATTTGTCTACTTGATGCATTAG
- the LOC26531031 gene encoding cytochrome b-c1 complex subunit 10, protein MDHVKKFLCSIKPTKSQQEMAKAFIPSAGCFGMAGVLALIYFTDWRLITNYIPLYNTKYPKPETK, encoded by the exons ATGGATCATGTCAAGAAATTCTTATGCTCGATCAAGCCGACCAAGAGCCAGCAGGAGATGGCCAAGGCCTT catACCCTCAGCTGGCTGTTTTGGCATGGCTGGAGTTTTGGCTCTGATCTACTTCACAGACTGGCGTCTGATCACGAACTATATCCCGCTCTATAACACAAAGTATCCAAAGCCTGAAACCAAATAG